The Bacillota bacterium genome has a segment encoding these proteins:
- a CDS encoding aminotransferase class V-fold PLP-dependent enzyme: MREEFVYLDNAATSWPKPGAVYAAINACMQHAGANPGRSSHRMSVRAERVMDETRLLAARLFNAPGPSHVVFTLNCTDSLNIALKGLVREGSRVVTGPYEHNSVVRPLRSLEREGAVVRVARAAPGSGVDMDDFEDLCREGVDVAVISHASNVTGRVEPVAELAGIVHRNGGLLVVDAAQTAGTLEIDLVSSGIDVLAAPGHKGLMGPMGVGLLVFGRDLDLRPWREGGTGFRSEDEEQPGSLPWRLEAGTPNLPGIAGLGAGIRFVESEGIRSIAEKESSLARELTRGLAEIPGVRLYSDPEFTQSGIVSFTIDSLDVSMAGVMLDEASGIGVRAGLHCAPAAHRSLGTFPGGTLRASFGYFNNNDHVERLLAAVRQLAVHEIR; the protein is encoded by the coding sequence GTGCGTGAGGAGTTCGTGTACCTGGACAATGCCGCCACTTCGTGGCCCAAGCCGGGCGCCGTGTACGCGGCTATCAACGCATGTATGCAGCATGCGGGGGCCAATCCGGGAAGATCCTCACACCGTATGTCGGTCCGCGCCGAACGGGTGATGGATGAGACGAGGCTACTCGCGGCGCGCCTCTTTAACGCCCCAGGCCCCTCGCACGTGGTGTTCACGCTGAACTGTACGGACTCGCTGAACATCGCCCTCAAGGGGCTGGTGCGCGAGGGATCGAGGGTGGTCACAGGGCCGTACGAGCACAACTCGGTCGTGCGTCCCCTCCGGAGCCTGGAAAGGGAAGGCGCGGTCGTGAGAGTGGCCCGCGCGGCGCCCGGTTCCGGCGTGGACATGGACGACTTCGAGGACCTCTGTCGCGAGGGGGTCGACGTGGCAGTCATTTCGCACGCGTCCAACGTGACCGGACGAGTGGAGCCCGTAGCGGAGCTGGCAGGAATAGTCCACCGGAACGGCGGCCTGCTGGTTGTCGACGCGGCGCAAACCGCCGGCACACTGGAGATCGACCTGGTCAGCTCGGGAATAGACGTGCTCGCGGCGCCTGGGCACAAAGGCCTGATGGGCCCCATGGGGGTCGGGCTGCTGGTTTTCGGCAGGGATCTCGACCTGAGGCCGTGGCGGGAAGGCGGGACCGGATTCAGGTCGGAGGACGAGGAACAGCCGGGGAGCCTCCCGTGGAGGCTCGAGGCGGGCACCCCGAACCTGCCGGGGATAGCGGGACTGGGAGCGGGTATCCGCTTCGTCGAGTCGGAGGGCATCCGCTCGATAGCGGAGAAGGAGTCGTCCCTCGCCCGGGAACTCACGCGGGGTCTCGCGGAAATCCCGGGAGTCAGGCTCTACTCTGACCCGGAATTTACGCAAAGCGGGATCGTCTCATTCACGATCGATTCGCTCGACGTTTCGATGGCCGGGGTCATGCTCGACGAGGCTTCCGGAATCGGCGTAAGGGCGGGGCTGCACTGCGCCCCCGCCGCCCACAGGTCCCTTGGAACGTTCCCCGGCGGGACGCTGCGCGCCAGTTTCGGCTACTTCAACAACAACGACCACGTTGAACGGCTGCTCGCCGCAGTGCGACAGCTCGCCGTACATGAGATCAGATAA
- a CDS encoding thiazole biosynthesis adenylyltransferase ThiF yields the protein MGYENSRYSRQVLVSGIGEEGQEFMSRATAVVIGLGALGSTSANVLARAGVGTIRLVDRDFVDWTNLQRQGLYDEDDARNSIPKAVAAREHLVRFNSEISYEVVVDDVNPGNVERIVAGATVVVDGLDNFYTRALINEACVKAGIPWVHGACVSTYGTVSTCLPGETACYNCLYPNAAGLSSPFTCDTAGVLGPVTFTIASWEASEALKIAAGRKDRALNGLMLFDLWDNRVTHVATSRNTGCTVCAGREFTLLRQADHMATASLCGRNAVQVVPRETRRFDYESTARTLSRAFRVESNDYLLRFRVGEYEVALFRDGRAIVFGTTDPVAAKSLYTRYIGG from the coding sequence ATGGGATATGAGAACTCGCGTTACTCGCGTCAGGTACTGGTCTCCGGCATAGGCGAGGAGGGGCAGGAATTTATGTCCCGCGCAACCGCGGTGGTCATCGGCCTCGGCGCGCTGGGCAGCACGTCTGCGAACGTCCTCGCGAGAGCGGGGGTGGGAACCATCAGGCTCGTGGATCGCGACTTCGTGGACTGGACCAACCTCCAGCGGCAGGGGCTGTACGACGAGGATGACGCGCGGAATAGCATCCCGAAGGCGGTCGCTGCTCGCGAACACCTCGTGCGGTTCAACTCGGAGATTTCGTACGAAGTGGTCGTGGACGACGTCAACCCCGGGAACGTGGAGAGGATCGTCGCGGGCGCAACCGTGGTCGTCGACGGCCTCGACAACTTCTACACCAGGGCCTTGATCAACGAGGCGTGCGTCAAGGCGGGGATTCCGTGGGTGCACGGCGCGTGTGTCTCCACGTACGGTACCGTGTCCACGTGCCTCCCCGGGGAAACCGCGTGCTACAACTGCCTCTACCCTAATGCGGCCGGGTTGTCGTCGCCTTTCACGTGCGACACGGCCGGCGTGCTGGGGCCGGTGACATTCACGATCGCCTCGTGGGAAGCGTCCGAGGCGCTGAAGATAGCGGCGGGGCGCAAGGACCGCGCGTTGAACGGCTTGATGCTGTTCGACCTGTGGGACAACAGGGTGACGCACGTCGCAACATCGAGGAACACCGGCTGCACGGTGTGCGCAGGGAGGGAGTTCACCCTCCTGCGGCAGGCCGATCACATGGCGACGGCCTCCCTCTGCGGGCGCAACGCCGTGCAGGTGGTCCCCCGTGAGACGCGCAGGTTTGACTACGAGTCTACAGCTCGAACCTTGAGCCGCGCGTTCAGGGTCGAGTCAAATGATTATCTCTTGAGGTTCAGAGTAGGTGAGTACGAGGTCGCGCTGTTCCGGGACGGAAGGGCCATCGTCTTCGGGACGACCGATCCCGTCGCCGCCAAGAGCCTCTACACGCGATACATAGGGGGGTGA
- a CDS encoding Rrf2 family transcriptional regulator, translating into MKISAKARYGVRALCALELLSGEENQGGSPVSLAQIAEKENISKKYLGLIFHGLRKHGFVDAVRGLNGGYRLAKSANEITVGSVVRALDGPLAPVGCLLPPGKNPASRCERKATCASRKAWDRLQHHIELALDSITIQSLVEGEDPAPPGCDGYGI; encoded by the coding sequence ATGAAGATTTCGGCGAAGGCGCGGTACGGAGTCCGGGCACTGTGCGCGCTGGAGCTCCTCTCGGGCGAGGAGAACCAGGGCGGAAGCCCCGTCTCGCTGGCGCAAATCGCGGAGAAGGAGAACATCTCGAAGAAATACCTCGGGCTCATATTCCACGGGCTGAGGAAGCACGGGTTTGTCGACGCGGTACGAGGGCTTAACGGCGGATACAGGCTCGCGAAGAGCGCCAACGAGATAACCGTGGGTTCGGTGGTTCGCGCCCTCGACGGCCCGCTCGCACCGGTAGGGTGCCTCCTTCCCCCCGGGAAGAACCCCGCGAGCAGGTGCGAACGCAAGGCAACGTGCGCGAGCCGGAAGGCGTGGGACAGGCTTCAGCATCACATCGAACTCGCACTCGATTCGATCACGATTCAATCGCTCGTTGAGGGGGAGGACCCGGCACCGCCGGGGTGCGACGGATATGGGATATGA
- a CDS encoding MBL fold metallo-hydrolase — MSNCQDTPAPGITWLEPGIGVIKIPVPLPVKVTNSYVLGDPPEAVVDCGPCYPSSLSVLRDSIQGTAPRVCVATHLHVDHYGASGTVQREWGCEVWMGDVDAEEGWRFYAGPRDDDHLYWEAFMRHGVPHDGAEATYGVVQRIRGLIDYPTINRRLADGEEIDLGGRRWRVAVTPGHTTGHVCLYSEREGILLSGDHVLPRITPNIGLSIKEGFNPIQEYLKSLERTAGLNARVAYPGHGAVIDNPTSRVREIIDHHVLRARRVLEIMGPSPLNGYEVALGMWGNTLDAFQMRFAVAEAVAHLDWLAAEGWVVKTAVDGVTVYAAVRPGEAFERGGLDG, encoded by the coding sequence TTGTCGAACTGTCAGGATACGCCCGCGCCGGGCATTACCTGGCTCGAGCCGGGCATAGGTGTCATCAAGATCCCCGTCCCGCTGCCGGTGAAAGTCACCAACTCATACGTCCTGGGCGACCCGCCGGAGGCCGTAGTGGACTGCGGTCCGTGTTACCCCTCGTCCCTGTCCGTGCTGAGGGATTCCATTCAGGGCACGGCGCCCCGCGTTTGTGTGGCGACACACCTGCACGTGGACCATTATGGCGCCTCGGGGACGGTGCAGCGCGAATGGGGCTGCGAGGTCTGGATGGGTGACGTCGACGCGGAAGAGGGGTGGAGGTTCTACGCGGGCCCGCGAGATGACGACCACCTGTACTGGGAGGCGTTCATGCGCCACGGGGTGCCGCACGACGGCGCCGAGGCGACTTATGGCGTGGTGCAGCGGATCAGGGGATTGATCGACTATCCCACGATAAACCGGAGGTTGGCGGACGGGGAGGAGATCGACCTCGGTGGAAGGCGCTGGCGCGTTGCGGTCACGCCCGGCCACACCACCGGCCACGTGTGCCTGTATAGCGAGCGAGAGGGCATACTGCTGTCCGGCGATCACGTTCTCCCAAGGATAACGCCCAACATCGGCCTTTCGATCAAGGAAGGGTTCAATCCGATACAGGAATACCTCAAATCACTCGAAAGGACGGCGGGCCTCAACGCGCGGGTGGCATACCCCGGGCACGGGGCGGTGATCGACAACCCTACCTCCAGGGTTCGTGAGATAATCGACCATCACGTACTCAGGGCGCGGCGCGTGCTCGAGATCATGGGGCCCAGTCCCCTCAACGGATACGAGGTTGCGCTGGGGATGTGGGGCAACACGCTCGATGCGTTCCAGATGAGGTTCGCGGTGGCGGAGGCGGTTGCCCACCTCGACTGGCTTGCGGCCGAGGGCTGGGTTGTGAAGACAGCCGTTGACGGGGTCACTGTGTACGCCGCCGTGCGGCCGGGGGAGGCCTTTGAGAGGGGGGGCTTGGACGGTTGA
- a CDS encoding M23 family metallopeptidase, which translates to MSYGTFRVRRTFPRRYYNRVAASVSRSVATPVVRKVAICLLVFLFVWMVARIPVTPARRLTSVLRWAFTSDSDFTAVFSFIRRLAEGLPETGFWAFPVTGSAGAKMAWPVDGRLTALYGWKTDPNTKQEKLYEGIDISAPAGTPVKAALAGVVVSVRDSATYGKVIEVEHGRGLKTVYYRCAEVAVIPHTRVERGDVIARVGALPGAGSPYIHFQVVVEGNRVDPLKHLPAL; encoded by the coding sequence ATGAGTTACGGTACTTTCCGCGTCAGGAGGACCTTCCCCCGACGCTACTACAACCGCGTAGCGGCATCCGTTTCGCGTTCCGTCGCTACTCCCGTCGTCCGGAAGGTGGCGATATGCCTCCTGGTGTTCCTGTTCGTGTGGATGGTCGCCCGCATCCCGGTAACGCCCGCCCGAAGGCTCACGTCGGTCCTGCGTTGGGCGTTCACCTCCGATTCCGACTTCACCGCCGTGTTTTCGTTCATCAGGCGCCTTGCCGAGGGGCTCCCCGAGACGGGTTTCTGGGCGTTTCCCGTCACAGGCTCCGCCGGGGCGAAGATGGCGTGGCCGGTCGACGGCAGGCTGACGGCGCTGTACGGATGGAAGACCGACCCGAACACCAAGCAAGAGAAGCTCTACGAGGGGATCGACATAAGCGCGCCCGCGGGTACCCCGGTAAAGGCAGCGCTCGCGGGGGTCGTGGTGAGCGTGCGCGACAGCGCGACATATGGTAAAGTGATAGAGGTCGAGCACGGCCGGGGGCTCAAGACGGTCTACTACCGGTGCGCCGAGGTCGCCGTGATCCCGCATACACGGGTGGAGCGCGGGGATGTCATCGCCAGGGTCGGGGCGCTCCCCGGCGCCGGCAGCCCGTACATCCACTTCCAGGTAGTCGTGGAGGGTAACAGGGTAGACCCCCTCAAGCACCTCCCTGCGCTGTGA
- a CDS encoding peptidase M50: MRIFSFAGIPVSLNVYFIGMIVVYAAAGLGPQVTLLFMIVITHELAHLLAARLCGVEVLGIEVFPFGGMARTVGLPAGEPLVEAAIAVAGPLHNFLLYGLGLMLRQCEIVNPDLISFYLDANLSLAFINMLPALPLDGGRALRGYIAQAAGYRRATALLSRVGVVASLSMAGWGIVMLRRGQLVPNAFAFAIFLLIAGRREEGSSGYLPVRALLAKRDLLRKRGMMPVERMIALHTTTVLDVAVRLSPSKQYLISVTDSSGNVMGEVWENRLLDYIFSGRGNDTLGVLLRNGAG; encoded by the coding sequence GTGAGGATATTCTCGTTCGCGGGGATACCAGTATCCCTCAACGTGTACTTCATAGGCATGATCGTGGTCTACGCTGCCGCGGGCCTCGGCCCCCAGGTGACCCTCCTGTTCATGATCGTCATCACCCACGAACTCGCCCACCTCCTGGCAGCGCGGTTGTGCGGCGTCGAAGTCCTGGGTATCGAGGTATTCCCGTTCGGCGGGATGGCGAGGACCGTGGGGCTGCCGGCGGGGGAACCGCTGGTGGAGGCCGCCATAGCCGTGGCCGGCCCTCTTCACAACTTCCTGCTGTATGGCCTCGGCCTCATGCTGCGCCAGTGTGAGATCGTGAACCCCGACTTGATCTCCTTCTACCTCGACGCCAACCTGTCGCTCGCGTTCATCAACATGCTTCCGGCCCTTCCCCTGGACGGCGGCAGGGCGCTTCGAGGCTACATCGCGCAGGCCGCGGGGTACCGCAGGGCCACCGCGCTCCTGTCGCGGGTGGGCGTGGTCGCCTCGTTAAGCATGGCGGGCTGGGGAATCGTCATGTTGCGGCGGGGGCAGCTCGTCCCAAACGCCTTTGCATTCGCTATTTTTCTCCTCATCGCGGGCCGGCGCGAGGAAGGGTCGTCGGGTTACCTCCCTGTGAGAGCTCTCCTGGCCAAGAGGGATTTGCTCAGGAAACGCGGGATGATGCCTGTCGAGCGGATGATCGCGCTGCACACGACCACGGTCCTGGACGTAGCGGTGAGGCTCTCGCCGTCGAAGCAGTACCTCATCAGCGTCACCGACTCCTCGGGGAACGTGATGGGCGAGGTATGGGAGAACAGGCTGCTCGACTACATTTTCTCCGGCCGCGGCAATGACACCCTCGGGGTTCTACTGCGCAACGGCGCGGGTTAG
- a CDS encoding TIGR03960 family B12-binding radical SAM protein: MGIIEPVKNNVGIPLDQILPRVSRPARYTGGEWNQIVKDHRDVAVTFAFAFPDVYEVGMSHLGLKIVYHLLNRRDDVACERVFAPWVDMETLMRERGVPLFSLETRTPVSTFDIVGFTLQYEMTYTNIVNMLDLAGIPPVAAARGPEWPLVIAGGPCALNPEPVAEMFDCILIGDAEGALDEIIAVYKDWKQVGRRPGDRALAGASAAGDRAGPGAPGVTRDKPDLLRRLAGIEGCYVPSLYRPEYNDDGTVHRVAPAAGAPERVRRRIAESLDLTDYPLMPPVPYLDAVHDRAVVEVMRGCTRGCRFCQAGMIYRPVRERSPADVGKAAAETIRNTGYDELSLMSLSSTDYSHIRHVVDELGRDLAPLGVGLSLPSLRVDAFSVDIANKVQAVRKSGLTFAPEAGTQRLRDVINKRVTVDDLVEAASAAFESGWDGLKLYFMIGLPTETDADLEGIVDMTRSVAALYERVASRRSSGSHRRLTLTVSASSFVPKAHTPFQWEPQVDREELERRQRFLKDRLRKTRARFDWHDAGMSVMEAVLARGDRRLARVIIEAWRRGARFDSWTDRFREDLWLDALSHCGLNPRFYANRQRDPDELFPWDHVDSRIAKGFLLRERARAFKAMTTPDCRRDGCEACGVCV, encoded by the coding sequence ATGGGTATAATTGAGCCGGTGAAAAATAACGTGGGGATCCCCCTGGATCAAATCCTGCCCCGGGTTTCCCGGCCCGCCAGGTATACGGGCGGCGAGTGGAACCAGATAGTCAAGGACCACCGCGACGTCGCCGTGACGTTCGCATTCGCTTTTCCCGACGTCTACGAAGTAGGCATGTCCCACCTGGGCCTCAAGATCGTCTATCACTTGCTCAACCGGCGGGACGACGTCGCGTGCGAGCGGGTCTTCGCACCCTGGGTCGACATGGAGACCCTGATGCGCGAGCGCGGGGTGCCGCTGTTCAGCCTCGAGACGCGGACACCGGTTTCCACGTTCGACATCGTGGGCTTCACCCTCCAGTACGAGATGACGTACACTAATATAGTTAACATGCTGGACCTCGCCGGCATCCCACCCGTGGCGGCCGCGCGGGGACCGGAGTGGCCGCTCGTGATAGCCGGCGGGCCTTGCGCCTTGAATCCCGAACCCGTGGCGGAGATGTTCGACTGCATCCTCATCGGGGACGCCGAGGGCGCGCTCGACGAGATCATTGCGGTGTACAAGGATTGGAAGCAGGTGGGTCGTCGGCCGGGGGACCGTGCGCTCGCCGGTGCGAGCGCCGCAGGCGACCGCGCCGGTCCCGGCGCACCCGGCGTCACGCGCGACAAGCCGGACCTCCTGCGCCGGCTCGCGGGAATCGAGGGTTGCTACGTTCCCTCGCTGTACAGGCCGGAGTATAACGACGACGGCACGGTGCACCGCGTGGCGCCGGCCGCGGGGGCCCCGGAGCGGGTGCGCAGGAGGATCGCGGAATCGCTCGACCTCACCGACTACCCGCTGATGCCGCCCGTCCCCTACCTCGACGCGGTACACGACAGGGCCGTCGTCGAGGTCATGCGCGGGTGTACGCGTGGTTGCAGGTTCTGCCAGGCTGGGATGATATACCGGCCGGTGCGCGAGCGGTCCCCCGCGGACGTCGGAAAAGCGGCAGCCGAGACAATCAGGAACACCGGGTACGACGAGCTCTCGCTGATGTCGCTGTCGAGCACCGACTACAGCCACATCAGGCACGTGGTGGACGAGCTCGGGCGTGACCTGGCTCCACTCGGGGTCGGGCTGTCGCTACCCTCGCTTCGCGTCGACGCGTTCTCGGTGGACATAGCCAACAAGGTCCAGGCGGTCCGGAAGTCGGGACTCACCTTCGCTCCGGAGGCGGGGACCCAGCGCCTGAGGGACGTCATCAACAAGCGCGTGACCGTGGACGACCTGGTGGAGGCGGCATCCGCCGCCTTCGAGTCCGGCTGGGACGGGCTGAAACTGTACTTCATGATCGGGCTTCCGACCGAGACCGACGCCGATCTCGAAGGAATCGTGGATATGACGCGGTCGGTCGCCGCGCTGTACGAGCGCGTTGCATCAAGACGCTCCTCGGGATCGCACAGGCGACTGACGTTGACGGTCAGCGCATCGTCGTTTGTTCCCAAGGCGCACACGCCGTTCCAGTGGGAGCCCCAGGTCGATAGGGAGGAGCTCGAGCGCAGGCAGCGTTTTCTGAAGGACAGGCTTCGGAAGACCAGGGCCAGGTTCGACTGGCACGACGCAGGTATGAGCGTCATGGAGGCAGTGCTGGCCAGGGGCGACCGGAGGCTCGCGCGGGTGATCATCGAGGCGTGGCGGCGGGGAGCCAGGTTCGACTCATGGACCGACAGGTTCCGCGAGGACCTCTGGCTGGATGCGTTGAGCCATTGCGGGTTGAATCCGCGGTTCTACGCAAACAGGCAGCGAGACCCGGATGAACTGTTCCCGTGGGATCACGTGGATTCGCGCATCGCTAAGGGGTTCCTGCTGAGGGAGCGTGCGAGGGCGTTTAAGGCGATGACCACGCCGGACTGCAGGCGTGACGGGTGCGAGGCGTGCGGTGTATGCGTATAA